TCTATATGGAGATAGATGGAGGATGGAGTTAATCTATGGATGTAATTAGAACTAGAACACTTCGTGAAAGGATGTTCGATACGACATGCGCAAATATGCGGATGGCTGGTTTATCGTATTCGCTGTATATATCGCTACCTATTTTGCATCAGGGCAACTATTCGCGATAGTGACAGGAACACCGCCTGATCGCGGAGGAGCCATGTCTTCTGTCATGATGGGAGTGTGTCAAATTATCATTCCATATGTAGCAGGCGGTTGGTACGCGCGGGAGGTGTTCCGCCGAGAAGGGCGTCCCCTAATGAGCGCCTTGATCATCAGTGTCGTGCCTGCTGTATGCGAGAGGCTGCTGCTCGTAGGCATTGGAGCATGGCTCACGGTGTTGGGTGTGTACGGCGCAGGACAGACGAGCTTGACGATGGAGCGTGTTTTTGACTTGATTCAGACTGAGGCGCTTCCTTACTTCACTCCCGAGTACATCATCTGGGGACTTGTAGTGAGCGTCCCGGTCTGTATGGTGACAGCAGCTATGGTTAGACGGACGCAAGAGGTGACGAGCTCGTAACCGCCTCGGCAAGCTTGGATTGGAAGGTTTCGAGCGCAAGTCGGAGGACAAAGGAGTGGTTTTTATCACGTTTTCTTTCATTGCATTGCTCATTCAGCTCGTATACATAGCGCTCGTTATTTTTGTCATTTACTTCATGCTGAAGGTTCTGGAGTATATGAAGGACAGACAGCGAGCTGATGACAGTATCCGCACGAAGCTGAATCAGATCATTGACCTGCTGGAGAAGAAGGATAAGACCTGATGCGCAACGAGGCTAGGTGCTGGAGCTGAGGCTTGTTCGAGTAAGATGCTTCTATCCGGCTGGATGTGGAAAAAGAGGCGTCCGCCCACGGCAGACGCCTCTTCGACATGCACGTACCCTAGTGCCAGCGCAATCCCTTCGGGTAATGGTTCTTCACCTGCTGGCCAATCTGCTTGCCCCAGCCGAGCGCGAAGCCGCCGGCTGTGACGAGTACCCAGCCGCTGCCGGAGCTAGCGGCTTCGAGCGTCTCGCCGCGCAGGTAGCGCTCGGCCTGCGGCGGGTCAAGCTCGACCGCGGGCGCGAGAGCTGCCAGCGCCGCGTCCATCGCAAGCGCGAGCGCATGAGCAGGCTCCGCGCGGTCCTTCTTGAGCTCGGCCAGGTGCAGGCCCGGCCGCAGCACCTTCAGGCCGTGCAGCGAGTCGCTGCGCAGGCTGCCTTGCTCGCCCGCGGGCAGCCAGTACAGCTGCTCGCCGAACAGCAGCGGCTCGCCGGGGCCGAGCATCGCGAAGAGCCGCTGCGTGAACGATTCGCCGCCGAGCGTGTCGGCGAATTGCGCGAACAGCTTCATCGCGTCATCCTCGGGCTTGGAGCCGCGGCGGCCTTTGGGCGCTGCGGCTCCCTTGCGCGCACGACCGCGACCCGCAGCAACGGGCGACTGCCGATCCTCCTGCGCCGCCAGCAGATGGCGGCCTGCTGTCGCGTTCAGCGACTGCTGTACCGCGATCGTCTCGTGAGTCGCTCCAGCTTCCGCCGCATCGAGTCCCTCGCTATCCGCCTCGCCTCTCAAGCGCAGCACGGCGACGAAGTGGCCTTCCCCGCGGTGCAGGTGCGGCCATATGCGCTCCGTCCTCACCAGCTCGAGCGCCGGGTATGCCGCCAGCAGCGCCTCAACCGTTCGCTCGTTCTCCTGCTCGTTGAACGTGCATGTGGAGTAAGCGAGCGTTCCCCCTACCTTGAGCATATGCACAGCCGAATGCAGGATGTCGAGCTGCCTGGCTGCGCACATCTCGACGTGGGCCGGCGACCATTCGCGGATCGCGTCCGGGTCCTTACGGAACATCCCTTCGCCGGAGCACGGGGCGTCGACCATAATTTTATCGA
Above is a genomic segment from Paenibacillus sp. YYML68 containing:
- a CDS encoding RsmB/NOP family class I SAM-dependent RNA methyltransferase — translated: MTIVLPESYTAQMRSLLGCEAERFLNAYTAPRTQGLRFHTRKLSELGAEAREELLAALTEKLGLEPVPWCRSGYYYREDARPGKQPYHAAGLYYIQEPSAMSAVELLAPEPGDTVLDLAAAPGGKSTHILDKLHGRGLLISNEIHPVRARSLSENVERMGGTNAVVVNASPPQLESRFPRFFDKIMVDAPCSGEGMFRKDPDAIREWSPAHVEMCAARQLDILHSAVHMLKVGGTLAYSTCTFNEQENERTVEALLAAYPALELVRTERIWPHLHRGEGHFVAVLRLRGEADSEGLDAAEAGATHETIAVQQSLNATAGRHLLAAQEDRQSPVAAGRGRARKGAAAPKGRRGSKPEDDAMKLFAQFADTLGGESFTQRLFAMLGPGEPLLFGEQLYWLPAGEQGSLRSDSLHGLKVLRPGLHLAELKKDRAEPAHALALAMDAALAALAPAVELDPPQAERYLRGETLEAASSGSGWVLVTAGGFALGWGKQIGQQVKNHYPKGLRWH